In the Parasteatoda tepidariorum isolate YZ-2023 chromosome 3, CAS_Ptep_4.0, whole genome shotgun sequence genome, one interval contains:
- the LOC122270364 gene encoding uncharacterized protein, with protein sequence MSAQPLGDEVVKSISVEIDVKYDDFGCYVEADCKDDFVVQTQTSENDEKRSVVLVGKNDEYGFNFESDVDENDVGLNPAYENDGNIGGDQFVKSDEYGFYVKSECIGHFVAQNLTLENCENIRYANLYSD encoded by the exons ATGTCGGCCCAACCATTAGGTGATGAGGTTGTAAAAAGCATCAG tgttGAAATTGATGTGAAGTATGATGATTTTGGATGTTATGTAGAGGCCGATTGTAAGGATGATTTTGTTGTTCAGACTCAAACGAGTGAGAATGATGAAAAGAGAAG tgttGTCCTAGTTGGCAAAAATGATGAATACGGATTTAATTTTGAGTCTGATGTTGATGAAAATGATGTTGGTTTAAATCCAGCTTATGAGAATGATGGAAATATTGG tggtGACCAATTTGTGAAAAGTGACGAATACGGATTCTATGTTAAATCTGAATGTATTGGGCATTTTGTGGCTCAAAATCTGACTCTGGagaattgtgaaaatattagGTATGCTAATTTGTAttcagattga